One genomic window of Mucilaginibacter sp. SJ includes the following:
- a CDS encoding nuclear transport factor 2 family protein, whose product MELPQLVAKFVETQNTYNSGAYAECFTGNAIVHNEGKTHTGKAEIRQWIEEANQKYKSVMKPLRYEESGSNGVLTAEVSGTFPGSPIVLKFHLGLKDGLIDSLNVTE is encoded by the coding sequence ATGGAATTACCACAATTAGTAGCCAAATTTGTAGAGACGCAGAACACTTACAACAGCGGGGCCTACGCTGAATGTTTCACCGGGAACGCTATCGTTCATAACGAGGGCAAGACCCACACCGGCAAAGCAGAAATCCGGCAATGGATCGAAGAAGCGAATCAGAAATATAAGTCGGTGATGAAACCTCTCCGATATGAGGAATCTGGCTCAAACGGAGTATTAACCGCGGAGGTTTCAGGAACGTTTCCTGGCAGCCCGATCGTGCTGAAATTTCATTTAGGACTTAAGGACGGTCTTATCGATTCATTAAATGTGACCGAATAA
- a CDS encoding PAS domain S-box protein: MKNNLLPDLFTLTAIFEGMEDAVLSHDLDYIILNCNPAAEKMFGCPAPVLLGQNILTLIPESVRQEQLAILERVWSGERINHLYTVRNDKLHVDFPVSLTISPIKNEQGEVIGASHIMRDVTHERETEEKRGMLAAIVENSDDAIISKTLNGIITTWNGGAEKIFGYQERETIGKHISILIPRDRLSEEDVIIENIRNGNKVDHFQTVRLHKNGSAIDISLTVSPVRDRHGAIIGASKIARDITAAKKAETAIRHQATKLKILNTIGKAISEKLDTESILQKVTDATTQITGAAFGAFFYNTINQDGEAYMLYSLSGAPKEAFENFGMPWNTAVFHRTFSGEGVLRVDDITKDPRYGQNAPYFGMPNGHLPVVSYLAVPVISSSGNVIGGLFFGHPEAGVFLQEHEDFVVSLASQAAVALDNSRLFTEVKELSQKKDEFIALASHELKTPLTSMSGFLQLLERKVIDVNRPFVAKAITQLKKLNALINDLFDISKIQSGKLQFYFEEFDFTELIKENLEAIREAYTSHEIYFDESGEMILEGDKMRLEQVLTNLITNAIKYSPESDKIEVSVKKSETEIQVSVKDYGMGINKENISHIFSQFYRAKDVNRSITGLGLGLYITKEIIERHGGRIWVESEPRMGSTFSFVLPLKKRSSINARLHKNGEERY, from the coding sequence ATGAAAAATAACTTATTACCTGACCTCTTCACCCTAACTGCCATTTTTGAAGGAATGGAAGATGCGGTATTGAGCCATGATCTTGACTATATTATTTTAAACTGCAATCCGGCTGCTGAAAAAATGTTTGGCTGCCCGGCGCCGGTGTTGTTAGGGCAGAACATCCTTACCCTTATCCCCGAAAGCGTCCGTCAGGAACAATTGGCTATTCTTGAACGTGTATGGTCAGGTGAAAGAATCAATCACTTATATACTGTCCGCAACGACAAACTACATGTCGATTTTCCGGTATCACTTACCATTTCTCCAATAAAAAATGAACAGGGGGAGGTTATTGGAGCATCACACATCATGCGTGATGTGACCCACGAAAGAGAGACAGAAGAGAAACGGGGCATGCTGGCTGCAATTGTTGAAAATTCTGATGATGCCATTATTAGCAAAACCCTTAACGGGATCATCACTACCTGGAACGGTGGTGCTGAAAAGATTTTTGGTTACCAGGAAAGAGAGACTATCGGTAAACATATATCTATTCTCATTCCTCGTGACAGGCTGTCCGAAGAAGATGTTATCATTGAAAACATCAGGAACGGTAACAAAGTTGATCATTTCCAAACGGTTAGGTTACATAAAAATGGAAGCGCCATTGATATATCCCTTACTGTTTCACCGGTAAGGGACCGGCATGGAGCCATTATTGGTGCATCAAAGATCGCCAGGGATATTACAGCTGCAAAAAAAGCCGAAACGGCTATCCGACACCAGGCGACAAAATTGAAGATCCTGAATACTATAGGGAAAGCCATTTCAGAGAAACTTGATACCGAATCTATCCTGCAAAAAGTAACGGATGCCACTACACAAATTACCGGTGCCGCTTTTGGCGCATTTTTTTATAATACCATCAATCAGGACGGCGAAGCCTATATGTTGTACTCTTTGTCGGGCGCACCAAAAGAGGCATTTGAAAATTTCGGAATGCCCTGGAATACGGCAGTTTTCCATCGCACATTTAGCGGTGAAGGCGTACTAAGGGTAGATGATATAACGAAAGACCCCAGGTATGGACAAAATGCACCATATTTTGGAATGCCCAACGGGCATCTGCCGGTAGTAAGCTACCTGGCCGTGCCGGTTATAAGCAGTTCAGGCAATGTTATTGGTGGCCTATTCTTTGGTCATCCGGAAGCCGGGGTTTTCCTGCAAGAGCATGAAGACTTCGTGGTTAGCCTGGCTTCCCAGGCGGCAGTGGCGCTCGATAATTCCAGGCTGTTCACAGAAGTAAAGGAACTGAGTCAGAAAAAAGACGAATTTATCGCTTTGGCCTCCCATGAATTGAAAACGCCCCTCACTTCTATGAGCGGTTTTTTACAACTGCTGGAACGAAAGGTAATTGATGTAAACCGGCCGTTTGTTGCAAAGGCAATAACCCAGTTAAAAAAACTGAATGCCCTGATCAATGACTTGTTTGATATCTCAAAAATACAATCCGGAAAATTGCAGTTTTATTTTGAAGAATTTGATTTTACGGAGCTTATCAAAGAAAACCTTGAAGCTATTCGGGAAGCATACACATCACATGAAATTTATTTTGACGAAAGCGGAGAAATGATTTTAGAAGGGGATAAAATGAGGCTGGAGCAGGTATTGACCAACCTGATCACCAACGCGATCAAATATTCGCCGGAATCTGATAAAATCGAAGTATCAGTAAAAAAGTCAGAAACGGAAATCCAGGTATCTGTTAAAGATTACGGTATGGGCATCAATAAGGAAAATATCAGCCACATATTCAGCCAGTTTTATCGTGCAAAAGATGTAAACAGGAGCATTACCGGCCTGGGCCTGGGGTTATACATTACCAAAGAGATCATTGAACGGCATGGGGGCCGCATTTGGGTAGAAAGTGAGCCCCGGATGGGATCGACTTTTTCCTTCGTTTTACCGCTAAAAAAACGAAGCAGTATTAATGCCCGCCTCCATAAAAACGGAGAAGAAAGATACTGA
- a CDS encoding CHAD domain-containing protein translates to MKKKTEKKYVIKTWRTMKRHLRSFVKNDEQEDLHRFRTGVKKLRALLILGDSAAKDTVLEKRFKPVRKIFKQAGEIRNAYINQELGKAVGENIDFIREQQQIMKITTRAFNADKDQHSAWLRKTRRRLLKRIRPISKHHLSLYYRQHLEIIAAALNHPSFNEELHTCRKQLKVLLYNYPLAGPELDLAFNEPYLDQVQAAIGDWHDNELAIALLSTTETRNSKETLKGLKRQATVLKRQLTRLTRNFHEQASPPTKI, encoded by the coding sequence ATGAAAAAGAAGACGGAAAAGAAGTACGTAATTAAGACATGGCGAACCATGAAACGCCATCTCCGCTCTTTTGTCAAAAACGACGAACAGGAAGATTTGCATCGTTTTCGTACCGGGGTAAAAAAACTGCGGGCGCTTTTGATCTTAGGAGACAGCGCGGCAAAAGATACTGTGCTGGAGAAACGCTTCAAACCCGTTCGTAAGATATTTAAGCAGGCCGGGGAAATCAGGAATGCTTATATAAACCAGGAATTGGGCAAAGCAGTTGGTGAAAACATCGATTTTATCCGGGAGCAACAGCAGATCATGAAAATCACCACCCGGGCATTTAACGCCGATAAGGATCAGCACAGCGCATGGCTCCGAAAAACGCGCCGCAGACTGCTGAAGCGGATCAGGCCAATCAGTAAACATCACCTCTCCCTGTATTACAGGCAACACCTGGAAATCATCGCTGCGGCCTTAAACCATCCCAGTTTTAACGAGGAATTGCATACCTGCCGTAAACAACTTAAGGTACTGCTTTATAATTACCCCCTGGCCGGCCCGGAACTGGACCTCGCTTTTAATGAACCTTATCTTGACCAGGTGCAGGCGGCCATCGGCGACTGGCATGACAATGAACTGGCCATCGCACTTCTTTCGACAACTGAGACCCGGAACAGCAAAGAGACACTCAAAGGACTGAAGAGGCAGGCCACCGTGCTTAAAAGACAACTCACCAGGCTCACCCGGAATTTCCACGAACAGGCAAGCCCCCCGACCAAAATTTAA